Proteins from a single region of Oryza brachyantha chromosome 6, ObraRS2, whole genome shotgun sequence:
- the LOC102717259 gene encoding probable protein phosphatase 2C 54 isoform X2 — protein MEDAHVCIADLAKNFGYQSVDNEAISFYGVFDGHGGKDAAHFVRDNLPRVIVEDADFPVELEKVVRRSFVQTDSQFAETTLSSGTTALTAMIFGRSLLVANAGDCRAVLSRCGTAIEMSMDHRPCSLSEKLRVESLGGYVDDGYLNGLLGVTRALGDWHLEGMKEVGCPGGPLSAEPELKVVTLTKDDEFLIIGSDGIWDVFSNQNAVDFARRRLQEHNDAKSCCKEIVEEAIRRGATDNLTAVLVSFHLDAPPQIRVSRPGRVARSISAEGLNSLRTLLGSQNQ, from the exons GTCTTTGATGGGCATGGTGGAAAAGATGCTGCCCATTTTGTTCGTGATAATTTACCAAGGGTCATTGTGGAAGATGCTGATTTTCCTGTTGAGCTTGAGAAAGTAGTAAGGAGATCCTTTGTTCAAACAGATAGTCAGTTTGCAGAGACAACACTATCTTCTGGCACAACTGCACTTACAGCAATGATTTTCGGAAG GTCTCTTCTAGTTGCAAATGCTGGTGATTGCAGGGCAGTTCTTTCCCGGTGCGGCACTGCAATTGAAATGTCAATGGACCACAGGCCTTGCAGCCTCAGTGAAAAACTGCGGGTAGAATCACTTGGTGGCTATGTGGATGACGGTTACCTGAACGGTTTGTTAGGAGTCACTAGAGCCCTTGGTGACTGGCATCTTGAGGGCATGAAAGAGGTTGGCTGTCCAGGAGGTCCACTTAGTGCTGAGCCAGAGCTAAAGGTGGTCACACTAACAAAGGATGATGAGTTCTTGATAATTGGCAGCGACGGGATCTGGGACGTCTTCTCGAACCAAAACGCCGTCGACTTCGCAAGGAGGCGCCTCCAAGAACACAACGATGCGAAGTCCTGCTGCAAGGAGATCGTCGAGGAGGCGATAAGGCGAGGCGCCACTGACAACTTAACCGCGGTGCTAGTTTCTTTCCACCTGGATGCTCCTCCCCAGATCAGGGTGAGCCGGCCCGGGAGGGTGGCGCGGAGCATTTCAGCTGAAGGGCTCAACAGCCTCAGGACACTCCTGGGAAGCCAAAACCAGTGA